Below is a genomic region from Spartobacteria bacterium.
TTCCCATTTCTCTGCACCTGGAAATGATTCCAGACCGCTTTCCTGATGTGCTGATGGATAAATTAGCCTGTTTTCCGGCAGAAGCACTGCATTTAGAAGTGGGCATCCAGACCTATACTCCAGATGTGGCGCAGCGGATTCATCGCGTTTGTGATTTTGACGAGGCCGATCGATGTATTGCCAAACTGGTGGACATAGGTATTGCTGTTCACGTGGATTTGATTGCCGGTCTTCCGGGAGAAACCTGGACATCGTTTGCGGCCTCTTTCGACCGGTTGGCTGCTTTGCATCCCCATGAAATACAGGTGGGGATTTTGAAACAGCTTCGCGGTGCACCCATTGTTCGGTTAGCCGGTCCCTTCACACTCATCTGCTCTAATGACCCACCCTATGAGGTGTTATCCACATCGACGCTGACCGCCGATGAGCTGGAGCGAATCGGTCGACTGGCCCGTTTTTGGGAGAATATTCACAATCGGGAAAAACTACCGCGCACCACGCGATATATTGCCGGGTTATCACCTTTTGAACAGCTTTCGGTTTTCAGTGATTATCTCTTTGCTAGGTTTCAGCGCACGCATCACATTCCGCTTCTGGCACTGATTGAGGCCGCGTTTCATTTTCTGACCGAAGAACATGAGATTGCACCAGCCATTGCGGCAAAACTCCTGCTGGATGATTATTTGTGCGGTGGAAAGCGTATCTGTCCGCCGCGTTACCTGTTGGAACAGGCGTCGTCATAATGATTAAGCATGGTTTTAATTTGCGAAGGTGATTCGTCCAGCAGCTCTATACGTACCGCACAGCTTTCAGGCAATCGAAACATACTGTTCCAGCGTTCTTCTGCGGCTTCGCCGATAATCTGTAGCCGGCCTGTTTCGTCGCGCAGGGCTGACAGGTTCAGGCCCGTTCGGTCGCGCAGGGTGATCTGGTGGTTCTGACAGCTGTGCTGACAGCTGGGATATCCTTTGCCATTTCCGGCATGTACAGAGTACAGGCAATAT
It encodes:
- a CDS encoding DUF4080 domain-containing protein encodes the protein MDHPTPIDLLLITINARYIHASLALRCLRANLGSHRSRSRLVEFDLKTPSEILIDTVVQSTPKMLVVSLYIWNAQPFAALLPHLRSLLPNTIFVIGGPEISYQPEDHPCFRWADVVLCGEGEEVLRSLCDDVLQGRFIRAAAPQVIQADPPDLSAIKLPYDEYTDHDIQHRTLYVETARGCPFQCSYCLSAMDNTVRYFPATSLFAAFETLMERGARAFRILDRSFNLDIPRALDVLDFFLKAMQHFPISLHLEMIPDRFPDVLMDKLACFPAEALHLEVGIQTYTPDVAQRIHRVCDFDEADRCIAKLVDIGIAVHVDLIAGLPGETWTSFAASFDRLAALHPHEIQVGILKQLRGAPIVRLAGPFTLICSNDPPYEVLSTSTLTADELERIGRLARFWENIHNREKLPRTTRYIAGLSPFEQLSVFSDYLFARFQRTHHIPLLALIEAAFHFLTEEHEIAPAIAAKLLLDDYLCGGKRICPPRYLLEQASS